From Motacilla alba alba isolate MOTALB_02 chromosome 20, Motacilla_alba_V1.0_pri, whole genome shotgun sequence, the proteins below share one genomic window:
- the CCM2L gene encoding cerebral cavernous malformations 2 protein-like isoform X1: protein MDSEAKKGKKGFVSPIKRLVFPKAARRAALRSSVYRRPLHSVPLYPPDYLIDPQILLHDYVEKEVKFLGHLTWVTSSLNPSSRDEVLQLLDTARQLKELPLQTTPEQDSILSLSARCLLLTWRDNEELILRIPTHEIAAASYLRDDALHLLILKTGLGVDPVPAGAHPEAAPAGLPEAFPAEKRAGGSWPEGRLGGPMERRHTICSLDWRAARGGQEGRQGGSLERRRGGSWERRQRGRPSGSWERRQPCGGSWERRRAGTAGGSWERGTGFGSWERRHAGSNPLDPQEPCPDAYSNLIILAVPNRDAGEESCALICQVFQIIYGDQSIECVDRAGYHYTSTPTRPWLSSRSESCRTDGTYGYDADYSCCSSFNGSHETFEAYYSGTSSPSFHRSHHSLATACSGSDQSGAGLEQLQDYMVTLRNKLSPQEIQQFAILLREYRLGTPVQEYCTELLRLYGDRRKFLLLGMRPFIPDQDIGYFETFLESIGIREGGILTDSFGRIKRSMSNTSASAVRSYDSWSLRSESESFNRMITNITHDIEALARDEEEEEEEDNYL from the exons GGTTTCGTGTCGCCCATCAAGCGGCTGGTTTTCCCGAAGGCTGCGCGGAGGGCAGCGCTCCGCAGCAGCGTCTATCGGCGCCCGCTGCACTCCGTGCCCCTCTACCCCCCCGACTACCTGATCGACCCCCAGATCCTGCTGCACGACTACGTGGAGAAGGAGGTGAAG TTTTTAGGTCATCTGACATGGGTGACATCGTCCCTGAACCCCTCCAGCCGGGatgaggtgctgcagctgctggacacGGCCAGG cagctgaaggagctgccgCTGCAGACGACGCCAGAGCAGGACAGCATCCTCAGCCTCTCGGCGCGCTGCCTGCTGCTCACCTGGCGCGACAACGAGGAGCTGATCCTGCGAATCCCCACACACGAGATCGCAGCGGCCTCCTACCTGCGCGACGATGCCCTGCACCTCCTCATCCTCAAAACCG GCCTGGGAGTGGACCCGGTGCCCGCCGGGGCGCACCCCGAGGCGGCCCCGGCCGGCTTGCCGGAGGCGTTTCCCGCAGAGAAGCGTGCGGGGGGCTCGTGGCCGGAGGGGCGGCTCGGGGGCCCGATGGAGCGGCGGCACACGATCTGCAGCCTGGACtggcgggcggcgcggggcgggcagGAGGGCCGGCAGGGCGGCAGCctggagcggcggcggggcggcagctgggagcggcggcagcgcgggcggCCCTCGGGCAGCTGGGAGCGGCGGCAGCCGTGCGGCGGCAGCTGGGAGCGGCGGCGGGCCGGCACCGCCGGCGGCAGCTGGGAGCGAGGCACCGGCTTCGGCAGCTGGGAGCGGCGGCACGCCGGCAGCAACCCCCTGGACCCCCAGGAGCCCTGCCCTGACGCTTACTCCAACCTCATTATCCTCGCCGTGCCCAACAGG GATGCTGGGGAGGAGTCCTGTGCGCTCATCTGCCAGGTGTTCCAGATCATCTACGGCGACCAGAGCATCGAGTGCGTGGACCGAGCCGGGTACCACTACACCTCCACGCCCACGCGGCCCTGGCTCTCCAGCAGGA gcGAGAGCTGCCGCACAGATGGGACATACGGCTACGATGCTGActacagctgctgcagctcctt CAATGGCTCCCACGAGACCTTTGAAGCGTATTACAGCGGCACCTCCTCGCCCTCCTTCCACCGCTCCCACCACAGCCTGGCCACCGCTTGCAGCGGCAGCGACCAGAGCGGcgcagggctggagcagctgcaggactaCATGGTGACG CTGCGCAACAAGCTGTCACCACAGGAGATCCAGCAGTTTGCCATCCTGCTCCGCGAGTACCGGCTGGGCACGCCGGTGCAGGAATACTGCACTGAGCTCCTGCGCCTCTACGGGGACCGCAGGAAGTTCCTCCTCCTGG GAATGAGGCCCTTCATCCCTGACCAAGACATCGGGTACTTTGAGACCTTCCTGGAGAGCATCGGGATCCGGGAGGGCGGGATCCTCACCGACAGCTTCGGCCGCATCAAGCGCAGCATGAGCAACACGTCGGCCTCGGCCGTGCGCAGCTACGACAGCTGGTCCCTGCGCTCCGAGTCCGAGTCCTTCAACCGCATGATCACCAACATCACCCACGACATCGAGGCGCTGGCAcgggatgaggaagaggaggaggaggaggacaacTACCTGTGA
- the CCM2L gene encoding cerebral cavernous malformations 2 protein-like isoform X2 gives MDSEAKKGKKGFVSPIKRLVFPKAARRAALRSSVYRRPLHSVPLYPPDYLIDPQILLHDYVEKEVKFLGHLTWVTSSLNPSSRDEVLQLLDTARLKELPLQTTPEQDSILSLSARCLLLTWRDNEELILRIPTHEIAAASYLRDDALHLLILKTGLGVDPVPAGAHPEAAPAGLPEAFPAEKRAGGSWPEGRLGGPMERRHTICSLDWRAARGGQEGRQGGSLERRRGGSWERRQRGRPSGSWERRQPCGGSWERRRAGTAGGSWERGTGFGSWERRHAGSNPLDPQEPCPDAYSNLIILAVPNRDAGEESCALICQVFQIIYGDQSIECVDRAGYHYTSTPTRPWLSSRSESCRTDGTYGYDADYSCCSSFNGSHETFEAYYSGTSSPSFHRSHHSLATACSGSDQSGAGLEQLQDYMVTLRNKLSPQEIQQFAILLREYRLGTPVQEYCTELLRLYGDRRKFLLLGMRPFIPDQDIGYFETFLESIGIREGGILTDSFGRIKRSMSNTSASAVRSYDSWSLRSESESFNRMITNITHDIEALARDEEEEEEEDNYL, from the exons GGTTTCGTGTCGCCCATCAAGCGGCTGGTTTTCCCGAAGGCTGCGCGGAGGGCAGCGCTCCGCAGCAGCGTCTATCGGCGCCCGCTGCACTCCGTGCCCCTCTACCCCCCCGACTACCTGATCGACCCCCAGATCCTGCTGCACGACTACGTGGAGAAGGAGGTGAAG TTTTTAGGTCATCTGACATGGGTGACATCGTCCCTGAACCCCTCCAGCCGGGatgaggtgctgcagctgctggacacGGCCAGG ctgaaggagctgccgCTGCAGACGACGCCAGAGCAGGACAGCATCCTCAGCCTCTCGGCGCGCTGCCTGCTGCTCACCTGGCGCGACAACGAGGAGCTGATCCTGCGAATCCCCACACACGAGATCGCAGCGGCCTCCTACCTGCGCGACGATGCCCTGCACCTCCTCATCCTCAAAACCG GCCTGGGAGTGGACCCGGTGCCCGCCGGGGCGCACCCCGAGGCGGCCCCGGCCGGCTTGCCGGAGGCGTTTCCCGCAGAGAAGCGTGCGGGGGGCTCGTGGCCGGAGGGGCGGCTCGGGGGCCCGATGGAGCGGCGGCACACGATCTGCAGCCTGGACtggcgggcggcgcggggcgggcagGAGGGCCGGCAGGGCGGCAGCctggagcggcggcggggcggcagctgggagcggcggcagcgcgggcggCCCTCGGGCAGCTGGGAGCGGCGGCAGCCGTGCGGCGGCAGCTGGGAGCGGCGGCGGGCCGGCACCGCCGGCGGCAGCTGGGAGCGAGGCACCGGCTTCGGCAGCTGGGAGCGGCGGCACGCCGGCAGCAACCCCCTGGACCCCCAGGAGCCCTGCCCTGACGCTTACTCCAACCTCATTATCCTCGCCGTGCCCAACAGG GATGCTGGGGAGGAGTCCTGTGCGCTCATCTGCCAGGTGTTCCAGATCATCTACGGCGACCAGAGCATCGAGTGCGTGGACCGAGCCGGGTACCACTACACCTCCACGCCCACGCGGCCCTGGCTCTCCAGCAGGA gcGAGAGCTGCCGCACAGATGGGACATACGGCTACGATGCTGActacagctgctgcagctcctt CAATGGCTCCCACGAGACCTTTGAAGCGTATTACAGCGGCACCTCCTCGCCCTCCTTCCACCGCTCCCACCACAGCCTGGCCACCGCTTGCAGCGGCAGCGACCAGAGCGGcgcagggctggagcagctgcaggactaCATGGTGACG CTGCGCAACAAGCTGTCACCACAGGAGATCCAGCAGTTTGCCATCCTGCTCCGCGAGTACCGGCTGGGCACGCCGGTGCAGGAATACTGCACTGAGCTCCTGCGCCTCTACGGGGACCGCAGGAAGTTCCTCCTCCTGG GAATGAGGCCCTTCATCCCTGACCAAGACATCGGGTACTTTGAGACCTTCCTGGAGAGCATCGGGATCCGGGAGGGCGGGATCCTCACCGACAGCTTCGGCCGCATCAAGCGCAGCATGAGCAACACGTCGGCCTCGGCCGTGCGCAGCTACGACAGCTGGTCCCTGCGCTCCGAGTCCGAGTCCTTCAACCGCATGATCACCAACATCACCCACGACATCGAGGCGCTGGCAcgggatgaggaagaggaggaggaggaggacaacTACCTGTGA
- the HCK gene encoding tyrosine-protein kinase HCK has translation MVVPAPSPAREAPAAPAPSESGAGPHREGRGRTGQAAGEQPGRAERRRQPGLRDGDWERDRRRGRAPGRQGSMGCVRSKEAGVQEKAIKTDPDPDPGPTIQQGHYVRDPTATNKRNNNVPSMAVPLPEDGPGDSVVLALYDYEAMNAGDLSFQKGERMKVLEKSGEWWHARSLVTGREGFIPSNYVAQDNSLETEEWFFKDISRKDAERQLLGPGNMIGSFMIRDSETTKGSYSLSVRDGDELRGGAVKHYKIRTLDGGGFYISPRNNFNTLQELVQHYKGQSDGLCQKLTHPCHVPKPQKPWEKDAWEIPRESLSLERKLGAGQFGEVWMATYNKHTKVAVKTMKPGSMSPEAFLQEANLMKTLQHDKLVKLHAVVTREEPIFIITEFMEKGSLLDFLKSDEGNKLPLPKLIDFSAQIAEGMAFIEKRNYIHRDLRAANILVSAVLVCKIADFGLARVIEDNEYTAREGAKFPIKWTAPEAINYGSFTIKSDVWSFGILLTEIITYGRIPYPGMSSVEVIRALERGYRMPRTDNCPEELYDIMMRCWKVKPEERPTFEYIQSVLEDFFTATERQYQQEP, from the exons ATGGTGGTccccgctcccagcccggcGCGGGAGGCACCGGCCGCACCCGCCCCGTCGGAGTCGGGGGCGGGACCGCACCGGGAGGGGCGTGGCCGTACCGGGCAGGCGGCGGGAGAGCAGCCGGGCAGAGccgagcggcggcggcagcccGGGCTCCGCGACGGGGACTGGGAGCGGGACCGGCGACGGGGACGTGCCCCCGGGCGGCAGGGAAG CATGGGTTGTGTGAGGTCAAAGGAAGCTGGTGTCCAAGAGAAGGCGATAAAAACTGATCCTGACCCTGATCCTGGTCCCACCATCCAGCAGGGCCACTATGTGAGGGACCCCACAGCCACCAACAAGAGG AACAACAATGTCCCCAGCatggctgtgcccctgcccgAGGATG GCCCGGGGGACAGCGTGGTGCTGGCACTCTACGACTACGAGGCGATGAACGCCGGGGACCTCAGCTTCCAGAAGGGCGAGCGGATGAAGGTCCTAGAGAA GTCAGGGGAATGGTGGCATGCACGGTCACTGGTGACAGGACGTGAAGGCTTCATCCCCAGCAACTACGTTGCCCAAGACAACTCGCTGGAGACAGAGGA gtggtTTTTCAAGGACATCAGCCGGAAGGATGCGGAGCGGCAGCTCCTTGGCCCTGGGAACATGATTGGATCCTTCATGATAAGAGACAGCGAGACAACGAAAG GCTCTTACTCGCTCTCGGTGCGGGACGGGGACGAGCTGCGGGGCGGGGCAGTGAAGCATTACAAGATCCGGACTCTGGATGGCGGCGGCTTCTACATCTCCCCACGAAACAACTTCAAcaccctgcaggagctggtccAGCACTACAAGG GTCAGAGTGACGGGCTGTGCCAGAAGCTCACCCACCCCTGCCATGTACCCAAGCCACAGAAGCCCTGGGAGAAAGACGCCTGGGAGATCCCTCGGGAGTCTCTGAGCCTGGAGAGGAAGCTGGGAGCCGGGCAGTTCGGAGAAGTGTGGATGG CTACCTACAACAAGCACACCAAGGTGGCAGTGAAGACCATGAAGCCGGGCAGCATGTCCCCGGAAGCCTTCCTGCAGGAGGCAAACCTGATGAAGACGCTGCAGCACGACAAGCTGGTGAAGCTGCACGCGGTGGTCACCAGGGAGGAGCCCATCTTCATCATCACCGAATTCATGGAGAAAG ggagcttgctggatttcctgaAGAGCGATGAGGGGAACAAGCTGCCGCTCCCGAAGCTGATCGACTTCTCTGCCCAG ATTGCAGAAGGAATGGCTTTTATTGAGAAGAGGAACTACATCCACAGAGACCTGAGAGCCGCCAACATCCTGGtgtcagcagtgctggtgtgcaAGATTGCAGACTTTGGGCTGGCCAGGGTCATCGAGGACAACGAGTACACGGCCCGGGAAG GTGCCAAGTTTCCCATTAAATGGACTGCACCAGAAGCCATCAACTACGGATCTTTCACTATAAAATCGGATGTCTGGTCCTTTGGGATCCTCCTCACTGAGATCATTACCTATGGACGCATCCCCTACCCAG GGATGTCCAGCGTGGAGGTGATCAGGGCTCTGGAGCGTGGATACCGGATGCCCCGCACGGATAACTGCCCCGAGGAGCTGTACGACATCATGATGAGGTGCTGGAAGGTCAAACCCGAGGAGCGCCCCACTTTTGAGTACATACAGAGTGTTCTGGAGGATTTCTTCACTGCGACAGAGAGGCAGTACCAGCAGGAGCCCTAG